From Spirosoma aerolatum, one genomic window encodes:
- a CDS encoding acyloxyacyl hydrolase: MRFQRNAYMRRLAFIGVNAALYSLYIPVALGQMNQASDEREVGLNLLAGLYASNRIVPVSTQAPVGFEVRYNRMHTSQQAWEQCHCLYRSGVFLNAYSFRNPVALGQSIGAGLFFEPILLHRTRWDVSVRALAGIAYVSRFYDEVTNPGNRAFGTPVNGLIGTGLYGRYAISTHWKLLAGFDYKHISNAGVRLPNEGLNIPSATVGLTYYTGKIVRPPHYKQVSEPVKRWMVRGLALASVKVLEATDKEPERGYPIFGLNLIGGYHLTRTHVISGGVELLDDRYFKEQILRWSGHYQPYRQVTVLGGYEFWQGHFAFTAHMGWNLVRPFGYKPATYQKYGLLYRFANGLTTGVAVKAYGENTKNFQALVGMTL; the protein is encoded by the coding sequence ATGCGATTTCAGCGAAATGCATACATGCGTAGGCTGGCCTTTATTGGGGTCAATGCGGCCTTGTATAGCTTGTATATACCTGTAGCGTTAGGCCAGATGAATCAAGCGTCGGATGAACGTGAAGTAGGGCTCAATCTATTGGCTGGCCTGTATGCCTCCAATCGAATCGTTCCTGTGTCTACGCAGGCACCGGTTGGGTTTGAGGTACGCTATAACCGGATGCACACGAGCCAGCAGGCATGGGAGCAGTGTCATTGCCTGTACCGATCCGGTGTTTTTCTGAACGCCTATTCATTTCGGAACCCTGTAGCACTAGGCCAGTCGATTGGAGCAGGATTATTTTTTGAACCAATACTGCTTCATCGCACGCGATGGGATGTGTCGGTGCGAGCCCTGGCTGGGATTGCGTATGTTTCTCGTTTTTACGATGAAGTAACAAATCCGGGTAATAGAGCATTTGGAACACCCGTCAATGGCCTTATTGGCACGGGCCTATATGGCCGCTATGCTATTTCTACTCACTGGAAGCTACTAGCCGGGTTCGATTACAAACACATATCAAATGCAGGGGTGAGGCTGCCCAATGAAGGGTTGAATATTCCATCGGCAACGGTTGGGCTGACGTACTACACAGGTAAAATAGTACGTCCCCCTCACTATAAACAGGTTTCGGAGCCGGTTAAGCGCTGGATGGTTCGAGGCCTTGCTCTGGCATCGGTTAAGGTACTTGAAGCGACCGATAAAGAACCGGAGAGAGGCTACCCAATCTTTGGCCTGAATCTGATAGGAGGCTACCATCTGACACGCACACATGTTATCTCAGGAGGTGTCGAGCTACTGGATGATCGGTACTTTAAAGAGCAGATTTTACGTTGGTCAGGCCATTATCAGCCTTATCGACAGGTCACCGTGTTGGGGGGGTACGAATTCTGGCAAGGGCATTTTGCCTTTACGGCCCATATGGGATGGAATCTAGTTCGGCCCTTTGGGTATAAACCCGCTACCTATCAGAAGTATGGATTGCTCTATCGGTTTGCTAACGGGTTGACCACAGGAGTAGCTGTTAAAGCGTATGGCGAAAACACTAAAAATTTCCAGGCATTAGTAGGTATGACACTATAA
- a CDS encoding polysaccharide biosynthesis/export family protein, which translates to MMKRLYTLPDFKGSSVIFPARLIAFFVLVSLVSCVTPKKLAYFQGESTLADSVLAKPYVTTIQVGDLLSVQVNSLNPEATTFFNPYAPITASDRTGTYGYQQTTPLPANAGYLVAADGTIVLPMVGPVLVAGKTNALAADMIQEKLKIYLKEPTVSIRNLNFRITVLGEVSRPSLYNITNEQITLPEALGLAGDLTIFGRRNSVLVIRQENGKRTYNKLDLTKRSVLQSPYYYLHPNDVVYVEPGQSRAASADRTYQIIPMALSALSFIAIIVTR; encoded by the coding sequence GTGATGAAAAGACTGTACACGCTTCCTGATTTTAAAGGGAGCTCTGTTATTTTTCCAGCCCGACTAATCGCCTTTTTCGTACTGGTTTCGCTAGTAAGTTGTGTAACACCGAAGAAACTAGCCTACTTTCAGGGGGAGTCAACATTGGCTGATAGTGTGCTTGCCAAACCATATGTAACGACTATTCAGGTGGGCGATTTACTATCGGTTCAGGTAAACAGCTTAAATCCAGAAGCCACTACGTTTTTCAACCCTTATGCGCCTATTACGGCTTCTGATCGTACCGGAACCTACGGTTACCAACAGACAACCCCGTTACCAGCTAATGCAGGATATCTGGTAGCTGCCGACGGAACTATCGTATTGCCCATGGTCGGGCCGGTACTGGTAGCCGGTAAGACGAATGCCCTGGCCGCCGATATGATTCAGGAAAAGCTTAAGATTTACCTCAAAGAGCCAACGGTCAGTATTCGAAACCTGAACTTCCGCATAACCGTATTAGGTGAGGTAAGCAGACCATCACTGTATAATATTACCAATGAGCAGATTACCTTACCCGAAGCGCTGGGACTGGCTGGCGATCTGACCATATTTGGTCGCCGAAACAGCGTTCTGGTAATTCGTCAGGAGAACGGGAAGCGCACCTATAATAAACTTGATTTAACCAAACGAAGCGTTCTTCAGTCTCCTTATTATTACCTGCATCCCAACGATGTGGTCTATGTAGAGCCGGGTCAATCGCGAGCTGCTTCAGCCGATCGGACTTACCAGATTATTCCCATGGCTCTGAGTGCGCTTTCTTTTATCGCAATTATCGTTACGCGTTAA
- a CDS encoding sugar transferase — protein sequence MISLDSSIFPKVDPEQVGDRVIGMTDQTWYAQYGKRVFDIVVALLVCMFVLSWLIPVLGLIIWATSPGPGLYIQLRTGRNGRVFRCVKFRTMYFKKNSEFEQAKMGDPRVTPMGAFLRRTNLDEMPQFWNVLMGDMSVVGPRPHPIQLDNMFWREIDKYPQRYAIRPGITGLAQVRGARGQTEAIIKMRHRVRYDLHYAKRQSLLVDLKLCWLTVKPMLSGSENVNAW from the coding sequence ATGATTTCGTTAGACTCCTCTATTTTTCCAAAAGTAGATCCCGAACAGGTCGGAGATCGTGTGATCGGGATGACAGACCAAACCTGGTATGCCCAGTACGGTAAACGGGTTTTTGATATTGTTGTAGCGCTGTTGGTCTGCATGTTTGTTCTTTCCTGGCTAATTCCCGTGCTTGGCCTCATTATCTGGGCAACATCGCCGGGCCCCGGTTTATATATCCAACTCCGTACAGGGCGCAATGGTCGGGTTTTTCGGTGTGTGAAATTTCGAACGATGTATTTCAAGAAGAATTCGGAATTCGAGCAGGCTAAAATGGGCGATCCCCGCGTAACTCCAATGGGTGCTTTTCTGCGTCGAACGAACCTGGACGAGATGCCGCAATTCTGGAATGTACTGATGGGGGATATGAGTGTAGTAGGGCCCAGGCCGCACCCGATTCAATTAGACAATATGTTCTGGCGGGAGATCGATAAGTATCCGCAACGGTATGCCATCCGCCCCGGCATTACGGGATTGGCGCAAGTACGTGGTGCCCGTGGTCAGACTGAGGCCATAATCAAGATGAGACATCGGGTTCGCTACGACCTGCATTATGCAAAACGGCAATCGCTGCTGGTCGATTTAAAACTGTGCTGGCTGACTGTCAAACCCATGCTGAGTGGCAGTGAAAACGTGAATGCATGGTGA
- a CDS encoding GumC family protein, with the protein MNNPVNNYSYVSYQNVDSDAINLRAIVFRYLRNWYWFVLSIGLMLAGAYIYLRYQAPSYKSQSSLLIKDEKKGLDQENILKELEIFAPKKVVENEIEILKSYTLMDRVAKQLNLNVFYYQDTPYGKREIYEKSPIRFIIEQATPSLYNDDYLTIRFNDNQTFTLNDKPYPLNSSVQTPYGRIRLFTRRPVSSKSEPVYVSVVGQTKLVSDLVKKLKAEPTSKASTVIMLTLETAVPDKGEAILNRLIEVYNEAAILDKNRVAANTLNFIDERLKLISSELQSVERGVEAYKSAQGITDLGVQAEEFLKTVQENDAQLNQVTIQLGALNDLEHYIKQQPGNRAGTPATLGLSDPTLLALIENVTKLEAQRDMLARTTSDQNPVLQTIDSQIHATKNSILDNVATMKAMLTTAKQQYAATNSKMEGVIRSIPTKERALMDITRQQAIKNNLYTYLLQKREETAVSFASTISDSRTVDVARSDAKPVKPDRPSTYVLFAFLGLLLPVGVLATSDAMNNRIMRRKDVEEGTNVPILGEVIKNKNTQAIIVEARNQSVIAEQIRALRTNLQFLRESREGSQALLFTSSISGEGKSFISLNLGASLALVGRRTVILEMDLRKPRLRHSLENFPVGTGISNYLIGEAGIEDIIQPIPNTENYYIITSGPIPPNPSELLSSPRLETLIQELRQHFDYVIIDAPPIGLVTDAQLIAPFADATLFIVRHDLTPKSYMKMVETIHQEKRFNKLNIVLNAVGGGDEEYYSYSYGYNYAYGEKKSSKKWLS; encoded by the coding sequence ATGAACAATCCAGTCAATAATTACTCATACGTATCGTATCAGAACGTTGATAGTGATGCTATTAACTTACGAGCGATTGTTTTTCGTTATCTGCGCAACTGGTATTGGTTTGTACTGTCTATTGGCTTGATGCTGGCTGGTGCGTATATATACCTACGTTATCAGGCTCCCAGTTATAAAAGCCAGTCCAGTTTGTTGATCAAGGACGAAAAGAAAGGGCTTGATCAGGAAAACATTCTGAAAGAGCTGGAGATCTTCGCCCCCAAAAAGGTAGTCGAAAATGAAATTGAGATTCTAAAATCGTATACCCTGATGGACCGGGTTGCTAAACAATTGAATCTTAATGTTTTTTACTATCAGGACACACCCTATGGGAAGCGTGAGATCTACGAAAAATCACCGATACGGTTCATTATAGAACAGGCAACACCATCGCTTTATAACGACGACTATCTGACGATCCGTTTTAACGATAATCAGACGTTTACGCTGAACGACAAGCCATATCCTCTGAATAGCAGTGTACAGACGCCTTATGGTCGAATTCGTCTTTTTACCCGCCGACCCGTATCCAGTAAGAGCGAGCCCGTATATGTATCAGTAGTGGGACAGACGAAGCTGGTGAGTGATCTGGTCAAGAAACTCAAGGCTGAACCCACCAGTAAAGCATCGACCGTAATCATGCTGACTCTGGAAACGGCTGTTCCTGATAAAGGCGAAGCGATACTGAATCGGTTAATCGAAGTGTATAACGAAGCTGCCATTTTGGATAAAAACCGGGTTGCAGCTAATACCCTGAATTTCATTGATGAGCGGCTGAAGCTTATCTCAAGCGAACTGCAATCCGTTGAACGTGGCGTAGAAGCCTATAAATCGGCGCAGGGTATTACCGACCTGGGGGTACAGGCAGAAGAATTTTTGAAAACAGTGCAGGAAAATGACGCTCAGCTCAATCAGGTAACCATTCAATTAGGTGCCTTAAACGATCTGGAGCATTATATAAAGCAACAACCAGGCAATAGAGCAGGTACGCCAGCTACACTGGGCCTTAGCGATCCTACGCTACTGGCATTGATCGAAAACGTTACCAAACTGGAAGCGCAACGGGATATGTTGGCACGGACGACTTCGGATCAAAACCCTGTACTGCAAACAATTGATAGCCAGATACACGCTACCAAAAACAGTATTCTTGACAACGTGGCTACGATGAAAGCCATGCTGACAACAGCCAAGCAGCAATATGCAGCAACGAATTCCAAAATGGAAGGCGTCATTCGGAGTATTCCGACAAAAGAACGGGCCCTAATGGATATTACCCGTCAGCAGGCCATCAAGAACAACTTGTATACGTATCTGCTCCAAAAGCGGGAAGAAACGGCTGTATCGTTTGCATCGACCATTTCAGACTCGCGCACTGTAGATGTGGCCCGTAGCGATGCAAAACCCGTTAAGCCCGATCGGCCGAGTACCTACGTTCTGTTCGCTTTTCTTGGTTTATTATTGCCCGTAGGTGTACTTGCCACCAGCGATGCCATGAATAATCGCATCATGCGCCGGAAAGACGTAGAAGAAGGAACGAACGTGCCGATTCTTGGCGAGGTGATCAAGAATAAAAACACTCAGGCAATAATCGTAGAAGCACGAAATCAGTCGGTTATTGCCGAACAGATTCGAGCTTTACGAACCAACCTTCAGTTTTTGCGGGAGAGTCGGGAAGGAAGTCAGGCCCTCTTATTTACGTCGAGTATTAGTGGCGAAGGCAAGTCATTCATTTCCTTAAATCTGGGTGCCAGTCTGGCTTTGGTTGGCCGACGCACCGTTATTCTTGAAATGGACTTACGGAAACCCCGTCTGCGCCATTCCCTGGAAAACTTCCCGGTCGGAACAGGCATCAGTAATTATTTGATTGGTGAGGCTGGGATCGAGGATATCATACAGCCAATTCCCAACACAGAAAACTATTACATCATCACGTCGGGGCCGATACCGCCTAATCCATCTGAATTATTGAGCAGCCCACGTCTGGAAACGCTCATTCAGGAGTTGCGTCAGCATTTCGATTATGTGATTATCGATGCGCCACCAATTGGGCTGGTAACGGATGCACAGTTGATTGCTCCATTTGCAGATGCTACGCTATTTATTGTTCGCCATGATTTAACGCCCAAAAGCTATATGAAAATGGTGGAGACCATTCACCAGGAGAAGCGCTTTAACAAACTCAACATTGTGTTAAATGCAGTCGGTGGGGGCGATGAAGAATACTACAGTTATAGCTATGGCTATAATTATGCCTACGGCGAGAAAAAAAGCTCTAAAAAATGGCTGAGTTAA
- a CDS encoding lipopolysaccharide biosynthesis protein produces the protein MSVKGSILKNIGAGTWSKLSNVLFRLVQVPLLISALGVEDYGRWLVLASLPAWIRLANFGFGNVAANEMSMLLAANEVDNARKVYSTTLTLTTIIGIVGGILATILVPMIPWEGFIGQKSQSEISKAVYWLAISVFVSFLIDVSYSRFRAARKAHLSVLIGSFMPWVELLLMVIVLRYTTRFDYLGLAVLGSTVLFLGLYQFLSRKSMPLLTFSLKDVQPSRFRDLFWKGMAFQAFPLGNALVFQGNLLIIQAILGPYAVTVFGTTRTLIRTINQAMELVNQAIWPEMSHLFGSNDMGRASKLHRLGVGVSIIGACIGTIFLMLFGKDLYGLWVGKNITISNHLLIIFLIPIPFNAVWFTSSVVHLASNKHEGLAIRYLLSTLVGFIACIVLCYFQGIEGAALSTIVADLVLIPYVLKNSLILTEDTWKSFSRGILLEINSIKNLLVKRMA, from the coding sequence ATGTCTGTTAAAGGAAGTATTCTAAAAAATATAGGCGCTGGTACCTGGAGTAAACTGTCAAATGTACTATTTAGATTAGTGCAGGTGCCGCTACTTATTTCAGCGTTAGGGGTAGAAGATTATGGTCGCTGGTTAGTGCTGGCATCTCTTCCGGCCTGGATACGGTTAGCAAATTTTGGATTTGGTAATGTAGCAGCGAATGAAATGTCGATGCTACTGGCAGCGAATGAAGTTGATAACGCCAGAAAAGTCTATTCGACAACGTTGACGTTAACAACGATAATTGGTATAGTTGGAGGTATACTGGCAACCATATTGGTGCCAATGATTCCATGGGAAGGTTTCATAGGGCAAAAAAGCCAAAGTGAAATATCAAAAGCGGTATACTGGTTAGCTATTTCTGTCTTTGTCTCATTTCTGATTGATGTAAGTTATAGTCGATTTCGAGCTGCCCGGAAAGCCCATTTATCGGTATTGATCGGAAGTTTTATGCCGTGGGTGGAATTGCTGTTGATGGTCATTGTTTTACGATACACAACCCGATTCGATTATCTTGGTTTGGCAGTGTTGGGATCTACGGTGCTTTTTCTGGGACTGTATCAGTTTTTAAGCAGAAAAAGTATGCCGCTCCTAACATTTTCCTTAAAGGATGTGCAACCATCCCGATTCAGGGATTTATTCTGGAAAGGCATGGCATTTCAGGCTTTTCCATTAGGAAATGCGCTCGTATTTCAAGGTAACCTGTTGATCATACAAGCTATTCTGGGGCCTTATGCGGTTACGGTTTTTGGCACGACCCGAACCTTAATACGTACCATTAATCAGGCCATGGAATTGGTTAATCAGGCCATATGGCCTGAAATGAGCCACTTATTTGGAAGTAATGACATGGGTAGGGCCTCTAAACTGCATCGATTGGGTGTAGGAGTTTCTATAATTGGGGCTTGTATTGGTACTATCTTTTTGATGCTTTTTGGAAAAGATCTGTATGGGCTGTGGGTAGGAAAAAATATAACGATTTCCAATCACTTGTTAATTATTTTCCTTATTCCAATTCCATTTAATGCCGTATGGTTTACGAGCAGCGTTGTCCATCTTGCCAGTAATAAACATGAAGGATTAGCGATCCGATACTTACTATCTACGTTAGTCGGCTTCATTGCCTGTATTGTTTTATGCTATTTTCAAGGAATTGAAGGAGCAGCCTTATCGACTATTGTAGCTGATCTTGTTTTAATCCCTTATGTATTAAAGAATTCACTCATACTGACAGAAGACACCTGGAAGTCATTTTCCCGAGGTATACTTCTTGAAATAAATTCCATTAAAAACCTACTAGTAAAACGAATGGCATAA
- a CDS encoding beta/alpha barrel domain-containing protein: MNKRNFIDLDTLSNGEGKVVYGNRLDAISFYETTCEAWFSDFIEEISSAIGERYFPVYRIADGEMRFLFGYQINWKNKPFLSLLKYVKYELFKSPWKTSWGESYSRAEKKQLQTILEKCIKTVSEEGKLAIYWNNNGLNAFIEYNKNMEDLFNKIGVSLNRNNYIPFHFAQAIIANHSEQLLSGKNVLVISGLDTREKDALGERLYRIGVANYDFYRCSPTAALKDDYTLIKPRIQPDIVLVAAGIGAARVVADLKHLNCPVIDIGSYLNVLSGKYENAHAGFFVQPKVLENC; encoded by the coding sequence ATGAATAAGAGAAATTTCATCGATCTTGATACACTTAGTAACGGCGAAGGTAAGGTTGTTTATGGAAATCGCTTAGACGCTATTTCGTTTTATGAGACAACCTGCGAGGCTTGGTTTTCTGACTTTATTGAAGAGATTTCTTCTGCAATTGGTGAAAGATACTTCCCAGTTTACAGAATTGCCGATGGTGAAATGCGGTTCTTATTTGGCTATCAGATAAACTGGAAAAATAAGCCCTTCCTGAGTTTGCTAAAATATGTAAAATACGAATTGTTTAAATCACCCTGGAAAACTTCCTGGGGAGAGAGTTACTCCCGTGCAGAGAAAAAACAGCTACAGACTATTCTAGAGAAATGCATTAAAACTGTATCAGAAGAAGGGAAGCTGGCTATATACTGGAATAATAATGGATTAAATGCTTTTATCGAATATAATAAGAATATGGAGGACCTATTTAATAAAATAGGTGTCAGCTTAAATCGAAATAATTATATTCCTTTTCACTTCGCTCAGGCTATTATTGCTAATCATAGTGAGCAATTATTAAGCGGTAAAAATGTATTGGTAATATCCGGGCTAGACACTCGTGAAAAGGATGCATTAGGTGAAAGGTTATATAGAATTGGCGTTGCTAATTATGATTTTTATAGATGCTCTCCAACCGCTGCGTTAAAAGATGATTATACATTAATAAAGCCTCGTATACAGCCTGACATTGTATTGGTGGCAGCCGGTATTGGTGCTGCAAGAGTGGTCGCTGATTTGAAACATTTGAACTGCCCAGTCATCGATATTGGAAGCTATTTGAATGTGTTGAGCGGTAAGTACGAGAATGCGCACGCCGGATTTTTTGTACAGCCGAAAGTTCTGGAAAACTGCTAA
- a CDS encoding CatB-related O-acetyltransferase has translation MKTILKRFVRYVYLNYKYPKAQIAFSATVSLDSVLANGVKILPGSMVGDCKIDRHTYVGNNCQFSRTQIGAFTSIGPEVICGLGSHPVDFVSTYPGFYSSESSGANWFGSVHAFADKPTVQIGSDVWIGARAIILGGVKIGHGAIIAAGAVVTKDVPAYSIVGGVPGKVIRYRFEPTLLNKLLDSNWWNMPDDKLRTLAKYVAEPSVFVEKLAESHGY, from the coding sequence ATGAAAACTATCTTAAAACGCTTCGTTCGCTACGTTTATTTAAATTATAAATATCCGAAAGCCCAGATTGCCTTTTCGGCAACTGTTTCATTGGATAGTGTGCTGGCAAATGGTGTAAAAATATTACCAGGTAGTATGGTAGGCGATTGCAAGATTGACCGGCATACTTACGTTGGAAATAACTGTCAATTTTCTCGAACGCAGATTGGAGCTTTTACCAGTATCGGCCCTGAGGTTATTTGTGGGTTAGGTTCGCATCCAGTCGATTTTGTATCTACTTATCCTGGTTTTTATTCTTCTGAATCATCAGGCGCAAATTGGTTTGGAAGTGTCCATGCATTTGCAGATAAACCCACCGTTCAAATTGGGTCTGATGTGTGGATTGGGGCACGAGCGATCATTTTAGGAGGGGTTAAAATTGGGCATGGGGCTATTATTGCTGCCGGGGCTGTCGTCACTAAAGATGTACCCGCCTATTCAATTGTAGGGGGCGTTCCGGGTAAGGTAATTCGTTATCGGTTTGAGCCAACTTTATTGAACAAATTACTGGATTCCAATTGGTGGAATATGCCGGATGATAAACTCCGTACCCTAGCAAAATATGTAGCAGAACCATCTGTTTTTGTTGAAAAATTAGCAGAAAGTCATGGCTATTAG
- a CDS encoding acyltransferase: MAISDNAKEKIRTILYAWRFPRDIMYCYWKLNAWHSSWRIYGTPLIQAHRKAKITIGKNWIACSDPRYNSLGVSQKVIIKAVRPGATITIGNGVGMSGATISCGHTITIGNQVLLGSGVLITDNDSHAIHPDLRHSRYHISEAPVTIEDQVFIGARSIILKGVTIGYGAVVGAGSIVTKNVPAFSIVAGNPARVVGSVLDEKYAGELVLK, from the coding sequence ATGGCTATTAGCGACAACGCCAAAGAAAAAATAAGGACAATTCTTTATGCCTGGCGATTTCCAAGGGACATTATGTATTGTTACTGGAAATTGAATGCTTGGCATTCTTCCTGGAGGATATATGGTACACCATTGATTCAGGCACATAGAAAAGCCAAAATAACTATAGGTAAAAACTGGATTGCCTGTAGTGATCCCAGATACAATTCTTTGGGCGTATCGCAAAAAGTTATTATCAAAGCCGTTCGGCCAGGAGCTACTATTACCATTGGAAATGGAGTAGGTATGTCGGGCGCTACAATTTCATGCGGCCATACAATTACGATTGGTAACCAGGTTTTATTGGGTAGTGGTGTTCTAATTACCGACAATGATTCACATGCCATTCATCCTGATTTACGACATTCCCGCTATCATATCTCAGAAGCTCCGGTAACTATTGAAGATCAGGTATTTATTGGAGCAAGATCAATTATTTTGAAAGGTGTAACAATAGGCTATGGCGCTGTAGTAGGAGCGGGCTCTATCGTAACAAAAAATGTACCTGCTTTTAGTATTGTAGCTGGAAATCCAGCCCGTGTTGTCGGTAGTGTACTAGACGAAAAATATGCGGGCGAGCTTGTACTAAAATAG
- a CDS encoding glycosyltransferase — translation MKKPLIFWCGSILNYEGLKHYVGESAAATQWSYGLLSALSANNVDVKTYAPIWDSAFPKGKLFPGKSTYLEQSFDQTLVRYVNLPWIRPKSIAFSLEKAIKDELRKGTRPIAILNYNPLSYYSEALDKISRKYPDIPWVNIVLDLNDPTVDNWATFLQATRRSKGSVFLSWWGYCNAPLENKLHLDAGWSGTLPNTVKASEKVFIYAGKLEEYGGINQLIEAIKIMPDKDVYFDFYGKRSNTALDKLAAEDSRVRFHGFVPDEQLDEACSKATAFLNPRDLSHQTNNMIFPSKLLFYIKYRKPIIGPTMPGIAPEYNSLLVQPADSSPESWVTVMQNTLRLTEKETKKIASDCTKILQKKTWDSQASNLIKFLEAL, via the coding sequence ATGAAGAAACCTCTGATTTTTTGGTGTGGATCGATCCTGAATTATGAAGGGTTAAAACATTATGTTGGTGAATCGGCAGCAGCAACTCAATGGTCGTATGGGCTTCTGTCGGCTTTATCAGCAAATAATGTTGATGTAAAGACATATGCACCTATCTGGGATTCAGCCTTTCCCAAAGGAAAATTGTTTCCCGGAAAATCGACCTATCTGGAACAGAGTTTTGACCAAACCTTGGTTCGCTATGTAAACCTGCCCTGGATTCGCCCGAAATCAATTGCGTTTTCTTTGGAAAAAGCCATTAAAGATGAGCTTCGAAAAGGAACAAGGCCAATAGCTATATTAAATTATAATCCACTCTCTTATTATTCTGAAGCCTTAGATAAAATTAGCCGGAAGTATCCAGATATTCCTTGGGTTAATATTGTACTGGATCTTAATGACCCAACAGTGGATAACTGGGCTACATTTCTTCAGGCTACCCGACGGTCAAAAGGTAGTGTTTTTCTTTCTTGGTGGGGCTATTGTAATGCGCCTTTAGAGAATAAGCTTCATTTGGATGCCGGTTGGAGCGGTACGTTGCCCAATACAGTTAAAGCATCGGAAAAAGTCTTTATCTACGCAGGCAAGCTTGAAGAATACGGCGGCATTAATCAGTTGATTGAGGCCATAAAAATTATGCCTGATAAAGATGTTTATTTTGATTTTTATGGCAAGCGTAGTAACACGGCATTAGACAAACTGGCTGCCGAAGATAGCAGAGTTCGCTTTCATGGCTTTGTTCCTGATGAGCAACTGGATGAAGCCTGTAGTAAAGCTACCGCTTTCCTGAATCCCCGGGATCTGAGCCATCAAACTAATAACATGATTTTCCCTTCTAAACTCTTGTTCTACATAAAATACCGTAAGCCAATTATTGGTCCTACTATGCCAGGTATTGCACCAGAATACAATAGTTTATTAGTTCAACCAGCCGATTCATCGCCAGAAAGTTGGGTTACAGTAATGCAAAATACCTTGCGGTTGACTGAGAAAGAAACGAAAAAAATTGCTTCTGACTGTACCAAAATTCTTCAGAAAAAAACCTGGGATAGCCAGGCGAGTAATTTAATAAAATTTTTAGAGGCTTTATAA
- a CDS encoding glycosyltransferase, with protein MKLLHVINSMDPAMGGPCQGIRNVIEESERLGIFREVACLDDPSADYLGKDSFRIHALGPKVGRWQYGSRLIPWLKENLDRFDAVIINGLWLYPSYGAWKAIKSYKKSTNKELKTFVMPHGMLDPYFQKASSRKLKAIRNWFYWEFLEKNVVNDADCLLFTCEEELRLARDTFNSYQPKNTKNVGYGIEEPPAFSDSMAAAFYNKCPEVKNKPYLLFLSRINYKKGIDLLIKSYSAMVDEYSSKKKDIPKLVIAGPGLDTAYGEKMMNLVSEDVRLKGQVFFPGMLSGAAKWGAFYGCEAFVLPSHQENFGIALVEALACSKPVLTTNQVNIWREIAEGIAGFIDEDTLQGTQQLLSNFLALDDLARRAMGRNARSTFEKNFSIKNSVRRFTDVITAF; from the coding sequence ATGAAACTTCTCCATGTAATTAATAGTATGGACCCGGCGATGGGAGGACCCTGCCAGGGAATTCGAAATGTTATTGAAGAATCGGAGCGATTAGGGATTTTTAGAGAGGTTGCCTGTCTTGACGACCCTTCGGCCGATTACCTCGGAAAAGATTCATTCCGGATTCATGCGCTTGGTCCTAAAGTGGGCCGCTGGCAATATGGTTCCCGACTGATTCCGTGGTTAAAAGAAAACCTCGATCGTTTTGATGCGGTAATTATAAATGGTTTATGGTTGTATCCGAGTTATGGTGCCTGGAAGGCAATTAAAAGCTATAAGAAATCGACCAATAAGGAGTTAAAAACATTTGTAATGCCGCATGGGATGCTTGATCCCTATTTTCAAAAAGCATCGAGCCGAAAATTAAAGGCGATCCGTAACTGGTTTTATTGGGAGTTTTTGGAGAAAAATGTCGTAAATGATGCCGACTGCCTATTGTTTACCTGTGAGGAGGAGCTTCGATTAGCGAGAGACACATTTAACTCATATCAGCCTAAAAATACAAAAAATGTAGGCTACGGAATAGAAGAACCTCCTGCTTTTTCAGACAGTATGGCAGCTGCCTTTTATAACAAATGCCCTGAAGTTAAAAATAAACCTTATCTACTTTTTCTGAGCCGTATTAATTATAAAAAAGGTATTGATCTATTGATTAAATCGTATTCGGCGATGGTTGACGAATATTCGTCAAAGAAGAAAGATATTCCTAAGCTGGTTATTGCTGGTCCGGGCTTAGATACGGCCTATGGAGAAAAAATGATGAACCTGGTTTCGGAAGACGTTCGTTTGAAAGGGCAGGTTTTTTTTCCAGGTATGCTTTCTGGGGCAGCTAAATGGGGCGCTTTTTATGGATGCGAAGCCTTTGTACTACCCAGTCACCAGGAAAATTTCGGCATCGCTTTGGTTGAGGCATTAGCTTGTAGTAAGCCTGTTCTAACGACAAATCAGGTGAATATATGGCGGGAAATTGCTGAAGGTATTGCTGGTTTTATTGATGAAGATACACTACAAGGGACACAGCAACTGTTGAGTAACTTTTTAGCCCTTGATGATTTGGCCAGACGAGCGATGGGAAGAAATGCCCGTAGTACGTTTGAGAAAAACTTTTCCATTAAAAATTCAGTCCGGCGTTTTACGGATGTTATTACCGCTTTCTAA